The genomic interval CACCGcttggtagaagaagaaaataataaatatatgcaTTGTATTACACCGAAAAAGGACATTGCTTTAGGAcaacatttcaccatatcacataATGTGAGATTAAGACTGTGACATCCACATGGAGTGTAGAAAGCTCTAGGATTAATTTCAAGTAATCTACTCTGTACACCCttatgttttcctttcatattagatCCATTGTCATATCCTTGACCTCTTATATTATCAATGTCAAGTTCGAGattgttcaaaatatttttaagctcTGTAAAAAGCCCAAGTCCTGAAGTTTCATTAACTTTCAAAAATCCAATCCAAAATTCTTCAATCGCTATTGCATTTTCTGAATCATCCACACATCTAATTACAAAGAACATTTGCTCCTCGTGACTTGCATCTGGAGTGCAATCAAGTATGACAGTGAAATACTTTGCATGATTAATTTTTGCAACAATTAAACTTCTTACTTCAGCCGCCAACATCTGTATCAATTCATTTTGGATTTTGGGTCCAAGATAAGTGTAATGAATCGATCTTTCTTGAACATGCCGAAGGTGCTCTTCCATTATTGGATCAAattcagcaatcatttcaatTAGCTGCAAAAAGATTCCATTATTCTCAACATAAAGCTTCTCATTATCTCCTCGAAGTGGCAAGTTATTCTTCGCAATTCTTTGCACAACTGCAATTATTCTCTTCAATACTTGTTTCCAATGTCCTCTCTCCTTGTTAATTGCTACTTGTATATTTTCATCAATTGTCTTTTTCTTTCGAAGTCTTCTTTCTAATTCAATCCAACTAGTCATGCAATCAATATGATCTTTACTAGTTTCATGAAGACTGAGACATCGACTGATATTCTTCCAATCTTTGTATCCTTCGTCAGCTAGATGACCAAGTTTCATTGTGGCTCTTTAAGTCTTGAATAACTTGCAGCAGAAACAAAATATCTTGTCCATAGAAATAGAATACACTAGCCATCTTCTATCACTTTTCTCATCATTTGGCAAttgcctcttataatgtgatggaTTGAAGTGTCTGCCGGTGTTatcaagaggaaacaaaataTCATCATCTTTTCTAGGACCTCTTTCAACTAGAAAATCCCTAATATTTTGCATTTTGTCCCAATTTCCTAGATCATCAACATTTAAAGGAAACACAATATCTTGATTTATATCTTCATCACTGTTATTTTCAGGCATATTGACTTCAACTTTATCATTTCCATATTGTTTTTGGTCATCATTTTGAAGTTCATTCAATTCACTATGTTTCTGATCATTCAACTTATTATCAATGTCATCTTGATTCAGTTGTTCAGCTACTTCTGTTTGCTCTGCTTTTTGGTTGTTAGTGAAGTACTTATTAAGACTTCCTACTTGGCTTTGAATTAAAGcttcttccttttgttttttcttccttttttctgCTCCAGACAATTGTTTTCTTATAGGA from Zingiber officinale cultivar Zhangliang chromosome 6B, Zo_v1.1, whole genome shotgun sequence carries:
- the LOC121991093 gene encoding zinc finger MYM-type protein 1-like, coding for MKLGHLADEGYKDWKNISRCLSLHETSKDHIDCMTSWIELERRLRKKKTIDENIQVAINKERGHWKQVLKRIIAVVQRIAKNNLPLRGDNEKLYVENNGIFLQLIEMIAEFDPIMEEHLRHVQERSIHYTYLGPKIQNELIQMLAAEVRSLIVAKINHAKYFTVILDCTPDASHEEQMFFVIRCVDDSENAIAIEEFWIGFLKVNETSGLGLFTELKNILNNLELDIDNIRGQGYDNGSNMKGKHKGVQSRLLEINPRAFYTPCGCHSLNLTLCDMVKCCPKAMSFFGVIQCIYLLFSSSTKRWKIFKDHVQGLTVKPLSQTRWESHVDSVKPIKDQTSKIRDALIDLANISDDSKIKSEAEGLTSFELENFEFMFGMVIWYKLLYEINIVSKFLQAENMDIDIVIRQLKGLISSVQEFTESGFDQALIEAEHIASEMGIEPIFREKRIIRRKRQFDEINSEDVTQSPKESF